Proteins encoded in a region of the Elaeis guineensis isolate ETL-2024a chromosome 7, EG11, whole genome shotgun sequence genome:
- the LOC105048170 gene encoding LOW QUALITY PROTEIN: transcription factor TCP4 (The sequence of the model RefSeq protein was modified relative to this genomic sequence to represent the inferred CDS: deleted 2 bases in 1 codon) has product MTLWPVIVVSPSRGGGDGDGILGVGWPSLLEAETRKAPTPAPPDTTSRAAEGTREAARGSRERGIPLAANTKLDGRQKRAAKDLDPRRTPYRPIPNPRGSEREEEEGEQPQEEEQQPQRFRLRPLHHHQNPPPGDRSYFPSPSSSSSSSPTTASFSDHARPSDRMAEAEGHGYGHQRQHQRPRFVGGLRGAGEIVEVQGGHIVRSTGRKDRHSKVCTAKGPRDRRVRLSAHTAIQFYDVQDRLGYDRPSKAVDWLIRNAQAAIDELAGLPSASSSNPPSALNPQETAAANQPVGDSSKKPIPGAEPVASAAFGFGGGGGGGSGSFLPPSLDSDAIADTIKSFFPMAAPAATAPSSSPAIGFQNYPSDLASHASRQDLQLSLQSFQDPIFHNPDPSHHPHSQHHHQDPTPSTQHALFSVSAHLAYDTASAGWSEQSQRMVPWNVAETSCGGGGGGGGYEFNVPPPAPPQAVPLHPVLGQSQFFTQRGPLQSSNSPAIRAWADPIASTTDHQMHPALRPSVSSIGFASGAGFPGFRFPARIQGEEERDGTSDKPPSASSASHH; this is encoded by the exons ATG acTTTGTGGCCTGTCATTGTTGTTAGCCCCAGCCGAGGTGGTGGTGATGGTGATGGAATTCTGGGAGTTGGATGGCCAAGCCTTTTGGAAGCAGAGACAAGAAAAGCACCAACGCCAGCACCACCGGATACTACTTCCAGAGCAGCAGAAGGCACAAGAGAAGCGGCGCGAGGGAGCCGAGAGAGAGGAATCCCACTAGCGGCGAACACAAAGCTGGACGGAAGGCAGAAGAGAGCGGCCAAGGATCTGGATCCCCGGAGAACTCCGTACCGCCCAATTCCCAACCCAAGAGGAagcgaaagagaagaagaggaaggagagcaaCCCCAAGAAGAAGAACAGCAACCTCAACGCTTCCGGCTTCGTCCCCTCCACCATCACCAGAATCCACCACCTGGGGACCGCTCCTATTTCCCgtccccttcctcctcctcctcctcctcgcctACCACGGCTTCCTTCTCCGACCATGCCCGTCCGTCCGACCGGATGGCCGAGGCGGAAGGCCATGGCTACGGCCACCAGCGGCAGCACCAGCGGCCGAGGTTCGTTGGAGGGCTGAGGGGCGCCGGGGAGATCGTGGAGGTCCAGGGAGGCCACATTGTGCGGTCCACCGGGCGCAAGGACCGGCACAGCAAGGTGTGCACCGCCAAGGGCCCCCGAGATCGCCGCGTCCGCCTCTCCGCCCACACCGCCATCCAGTTCTACGACGTCCAGGACCGCCTCGGCTACGACCGCCCCAGCAAGGCCGTCGACTGGCTCATCAGGAACGCTCAAGCCGCCATCGACGAGCTCGCCGGGCTCCCC TCCGCCTCATCTTCCAACCCTCCTTCCGCCTTGAATCCTCAGGAAACCGCCGCGGCCAATCAGCCAGTTGGAGATTCTAGCAAGAAACCAATTCCAGGTGCTGAACCGGTTGCTTCTGCCGCCTTTGGctttggtggtggtggtggtggtggcagtGGTAGTTTTCTCCCGCCGTCTCTCGATTCCGATGCTATAGCCGATACCATCAAGTCCTTCTTCCCAATGGCCGCCCCCGCCGCCACCGCGCCATCTTCAAGTCCTGCAATCGGCTTTCAGAATTACCCGTCGGACCTCGCGTCGCACGCTAGCAGGCAGGACCTCCAACTGTCCCTCCAATCCTTCCAAGACCCGATCTTTCACAACCCCGACCCCAGCCACCACCCCCATAGCCAACACCACCACCAGGACCCCACTCCTTCCACTCAGCACGCCCTTTTCTCCGTCTCCGCCCATTTGGCCTATGACACGGCCTCCGCCGGCTGGTCCGAGCAGAGCCAGAGGATGGTACCGTGGAATGTAGCGGAGACGAGCTGTGGCGGTGGCGGCGGCGGTGGGGGTTACGAGTTCAACGTGCCGCCGCCAGCACCACCGCAGGCTGTGCCGCTGCACCCGGTGCTCGGCCAAAGCCAGTTTTTTACTCAGAGGGGACCCCTTCAGTCCAGTAACTCGCCCGCCATTCGTGCTTGGGCGGACCCCATTGCTTCGACGACCGATCACCAGATGCACCCTGCGCTCCGTCCGTCGGTGTCGTCAATTGG